A stretch of Chionomys nivalis chromosome 2, mChiNiv1.1, whole genome shotgun sequence DNA encodes these proteins:
- the Znf569 gene encoding zinc finger protein 569, producing MTESKGTVTFKDVAIDFTAEEWERLDPTQRSLYRSVMLENYSNLVTVGSPLTKPEVIFKLEQEEEPCVVEKEVLKRYCPGEIWEVDEHEKTQNKLLRQVFKETVTDGASECPKKFANAFPPNADSIPSRHNLCEHDCSGKSLEHNLDDHNNAKCPITEEHFEYDDAMKSFNNSSPYFVVTPFKCNHCGKGFSQTLDLIRHLRIHTGGKLYECHQCGKGFSLKEKLINHHKLHSREQCYECNECGKTFIKMSNLIRHQRIHTGEKPYACKECGKSFSQKSNLIDHEKIHTGEKPYECNECEKSFSQKQSLLAHQKVHTGEKPYACNECGKAFPRIASLALHMRSHTGEKPYKCDKCGKSFSQFSMLIIHVRIHTGEKPYECNECGKAFSQSSALTVHVRSHTGEKPYECKECRKSFSHKKNFITHQKIHTREKPYGCNECGKAFIQMSNLVRHQRIHTGEKPYICKECGKAFSQKSNLIAHEKIHSGEKPYECNECGKAFSQKQNFITHQKVHTGEKPYDCNKCGKAFSQIASLTLHLRSHTGEKPYECDKCGKAFSQCSLLNLHMRSHTGEKPYVCNECGKAFSQRTSLIVHMRGHTGEKPYECNKCGKAFSQSSSLTIHIRGHTGEKPFDCSKCGKAFSQISSLTLHMRKHTGEKPYNCIECGKAFSQKSHLVRHQRIHTH from the exons atgacGGAGTCCAAG GGAACAGTGACATTCAAAGATGTGGCTATAGATTTCACTGCAGAAGAATGGGAGCGATTGGACCCTACTCAGAGGAGCCTGTACAGGAGCGTGATGCTAGAGAACTACAGCAACCTTGTCACAGTAG GCTCTCCACTCACCAAACCTGAGGTGATTTTCAAGTTGGAACAAGAGGAAGAACCATGTGTGGTGGAGAAAGAAGTATTAAAGAGATACTGTCCAG GAGAAATTTGGGAAGTTGATGAGCACGAGAAAACCCAGAACAAACTCTTGAGACAAGTTTTCAAGGAAACAGTGACTGATGGAGCCAGTGAATGTCCTAAGAAATTTGCAAATGCATTTCCTCCAAATGCAGATTCCATTCCCTCCAGACACAATCTCTGTGAACATGACTGCTCTGGAAAGAGTTTAGAACACAATCTTGATGACCATAATAATGCAAAATGCCCAATAACAGAGGAACATTTTGAATATGATGATGCTATGAAATCATTTAATAATAGCTCACCCTATTTTGTAGtgaccccctttaaatgtaaccATTGTGGAAAAGGCTTTAGTCAAACCTTGGACCTTATTAGACACTTGAGAATTCATACTGGTGGGAAACTCTATGAATGCCACCAGTGTGGAAAAGGATTTAGCCTCAAGGAAAAACTTATTAATCATCATAAACTTCATAGTAGGGAACAGTGTTATGAGTGTAATGAATGTGGGAAAACTTTCATTAAAATGTCAAATCTCATTAGACatcaaagaattcatactggagagaaaccgtatGCATGCAAGGAATGTGGAAAATCCTTCAGCCAGAAATCTAATCTCATTGATCATGAAAAAATTCATACCggtgagaaaccctatgaatgcaatgAATGTGAAAAATCCTTCAGCCAGAAACAAAGCCTCCTTGCACATCAAAAAGTTCACACTGGGGAGAAACCGTATGCATGCaatgaatgtggtaaagccttccCTCGAATTGCTTCCCTTGCTCTTCATATGAGAAGTCATACAGGAGAAAAACCTTATAAATGTGATAAATGTGGAAAATCCTTTTCTCAGTTTTCCATGCTTATTATACATGTGAGAATCCACACAGGTGAGAAGCCCTACGAATGCAATGAGTGTGGAAAAGCCTTCTCCCAAAGCTCAGCACTCACTGTGCATGTTAGAAGTCACACGGgtgaaaaaccctatgaatgtaaggAATGTAGAAAATCCTTCAGCCATAAGAAAAACTTTATTACACACCAGAAAATTCACACTAGAGAGAAACCTTATGGATGTAATGAATGTGGAAAAGCTTTTATTCAGATGTCAAATCTTGTTAGGCACCAGAGAATTCATACCGGAGAAAAACCTTATATATGTAAGGAATGTGGCAAAGCTTTTAGCCAGAAATCAAATCTCATTGCTCATGAAAAAATTcattctggagagaaaccctatgaatgtaatgagTGTGGGAAAGCTTTCAGCCAGAAACAAAACTTTATTACACATCAGAaagttcatactggagagaaaccttatgattGTAATAAATGTGGCAAAGCCTTTTCTCAGATTGCATCCCTTACTCTTCATTTGAGAAGTCACACAGGAGAAAAGCCTTATGAATGTGAtaagtgtgggaaagccttctcTCAATGCTCATTACTTAATTTACATATGAGGAGTCACACAGGTGAGAAGCCTTATGTATGTAAtgagtgtgggaaggccttctcTCAAAGAACTTCCCTTATTGTGCATATGAGAGgtcatactggtgagaaaccctatgaatgtaacaaGTGTGGAAAAGCCTTTTCCCAGAGCTCATCCCTTACCATCCACATACGAGGTCACACGGGCGAGAAGCCCTTTGACTGCAGCAAATGTGGAAAAGCCTTCTCTCAGATCTCATCTCTGACTCTTCATATGAGGAAACACACGGGAGAAAAGCCCTATAACTGTATTGAGTGTGGCAAAGCTTTCAGCCAAAAGTCACACCTTGTGAGACACCAGAGAATCCACACTCACTAG